tttaaaattaatatattattttgaaaagtgtATATTTGGAGtggaaaacaaaatcatttaatttcacctcagaTTTTGGATGCGTTCGTTCTCACTCGTGGCGGGTTCAGAGAAATGTCCACTCGAAAGAGGAGCAAGGCTAGGGAGTATTTTGAAAGCCTACACAAATCTTTTCCGTTTTCTTCTTTGTCATGTCAAACTACTATATGACAATTAAGCTTGCTTATAGGCTTGTTATACTACCGGTTATGAGGGACAATACGGTGTGAAATTTTATATCGGATTAAAGGAGAAACATTATGAATGAAACTTAGTTGCTATATCAACATCCTAACAAAGAGAATaccctttaataataatgtcaGGACACATCAAGCTTTTCTTGTGATTTTGCCGCCCATCATGTGTACATGTACAGTGGTAGGCTAAGGATACTTTTCATACACGAAAAGTGCTTTCAAACCCAGACACGCAAGTGGTTGCCGTGATAACGAACAACAATACCTTAACAGGCTGACTTATGTGGACTAATGTTTATTTGAAGAAATTTGTTCTCTTCTCTTACCTGTCAGTCTTCTACGCTTTTGACGTTTAGACTAGTGGACTAGTCGGTtgcaaaattttcatttaaacgTTTATGAAATTAGTCATTGCGCACATCCCTAATTGTAAAGCCTGAATAACAAGAAATTTTTGAAAGGTctatttttgtataaaacagAGGGTTAAAACTTCAGTAATATCTGTCTAAAAGGTTTTAATATGTCGCATGTTTATGTTTAACACAAGgaacatgttaaaaatataatgttttttagtTTCAGGGTCTCTAGGACCCCAGACAGAAGAAAAGCAAGTCTCAACAAAAACAATCATGACCTCCAAAATTCACTCTACCTTCGTCTCTGTCCTGTTAAGTCCAGTAGAGTTTTTCGTGAAATTGACCGGAATTGCACCTGCACTTGCTGTTTCCATGACAACAACCTCTTCTTCTGTGTCTCTGTGAAGGCCTGTGAGGGGTGCGAGATATCAGAGGAGTGAGGGGTGGGAGAGAAACTCAACACCGCTCATCATCATGAACATTACACCTCATAAGTGATGACTCCAAAACCGTGTCTAATGGGACTATGCCTGCTTATGCTTAAATTGGGTGTGATTTGTTCAGCAGTTtcaataataagaataatacaAACCAATAAAAAGAACTGTATGCTCGCCATTTGCTGACCATGACagtattttgtattgtatttcgATTTTGATAAAAGCAcctaataaatgctttaaacgccatgaaatcaaaatttttagtGACTAAGTTCATGTTTATTAGGTTTAAcacctgaaataaaatatattttttattatttcagttagttgacaaggcaacatttctaatttttatctgtttttttatttaatttatttattatattttttttatattttcagcacTGGTTCCATAACCATTTTACTTATTAATGTGAcataatgtgacatatttctaaatgaaacaggatattcaacaaTAAAGGACTTAATTGTCTCCACTGGGAATTTATTGGATAATAAAAAGCAGATGAATTTTTCACAATAAGAGCCAGAACTTTCATGTATTAAGAAATGAAGTTTTCATGAACGCTTACCTCATGGATTAGGCACTTATCAATAAGCTGTAGGTAGGAACTAATGTTCTCCTCATCGACCCGGAGACGAGGAGTTGTGTGCAAACTGTCACagagaaagacaaaaagagTTAAAGTCACATAtctatataaaaagtaaaaacaatttCCATGATTCCAAAACTACTACTACTGCTGTTTTAGTATGAGTTTGACTTTCAGTCTCATAAGTTTATGGAAAGCTCAGCAAGAGTTGAGGAAAGTAAATTACATAATCTCTGTCTGACAACCTCTGACCCATTTTCCGGTCTGTAAGATAAAGATGTGTGGAAATGGAAAGTGATGATTTAAACAATCCTAAAAGCCTCAAATGATTCTCAGATTACAGGAAGAACTACGTGTGAACCTTTGCCCATGACGCGAGTAAACTGAGCAGGGATGTCCCCCTCAGCTATGACCGTGGAGCTGCCCTCCGTCTCTCCTCCGCCCAGGTGGGAGCTGGCGATGCTGCTCTTCCCCTCTGCGCTcagcaggtggcgctgtgaTGAATCCTCTGTGCTGCAGGTTTTAATGGGCGTCTGGATGATCTGGTGGAGCTCCTGCAAAGGAGCACGTAGATTCCCTCCCTCCAAAATGtcctgaaagagaaagagagagagatgacgAATGGATGCAAGCGTAGTTGTTGTATTCAAGGTTGCGGTGCAGCATTATTTTGGACGCTTCCATAAATTCAATACGGGCAACTGTCGGGTGTCGGGATATTTCAGACATGTAATGAGGTGGAAAATGACATGTGAGGACAAAATAAAGGTCTACCAAAAATACGTGCATGTTTGTTTCCCCGTCGCACGGTGCGACTCTAAGAGGGCCGACACATGCGGAACATTAAAACTTTAAATGGATCCGGCTATCAGGAGGAGGTGTCTTATTTCTGATGCTACAAATGCACCGAGATGGAAAGTTTGATGAAAAGGTTGCTCTGAAATTAGACATCTGACTCCTTCCTGTCTCTTGTTGTTTCAAATATTGTCCTTGAATTAAATAGAtgacattttataattaatggacataaaaaattgtgaaaacgATATTAGCAGGACTCCAGAGTTAGTGTGGCACTGCAGTTAAATTCAAGGCCGGAAACTGAAAGATTGAAGGTTCAAACCCCAATTTGCTACAGTGAAAAAAGCAGCTGCAGTACGAATGAATGCAAATGTGAAGTTTGTGATCGATAGGACTATTCATATGAACAAAGGTTATGGGTTGAAGATGGGGAAAGAGAGGCTCTGACCTTCTCCAAACAGCGCAGCATATTTTGTCGGTCTTTCAGCTTCTGAATACTGATGATGATCTTGTGCCGTGCCCCTTTAGTGACTTGCTATATCAGaagaaaacaatgtttaaaacacaTGCTACATGACATAAAAACAGATTGCATGTTATCAGGCAGAATGCAACCAAAGATGCtacaacatttaacatttacacCTATAAATGTAGATACCTATAAAGAAACCTATAAATGTAgatacaagatggacaaaatatatacatttcacCTACAATAACAGCCAGTGAATAGCCaaatttcacacacaaaaacatgaaattgtaaCTTTTCCATTAAGGTCCCATATGTGTTATTCCACAAGTAATGGCTTTCTGTGTTTTACAGGCATTGTTACCACAGTAGCTGTGCCAGACATCCAGTAATGATACAACTAATTGTGGGCACAAAGTATTTGGAGCTAAATGCACAACATAGCTAGCAAGCTAGCTAAATTAATATACTATAATTGTGAGTATCCCCTGCATCACATAAATGACAAGAAGTAATTAAGTCTTGTGATTGGCTCAAACTCAGCGTGCCCGTATCTTGAACATGCTAGAACCTCTCTAGGTTTAACTTTTTAAACCGGCTGGAGGTGAtcttcaaaaattaattttcttgatcagtatttttgactttttttctctccaatATAAATacctaaacattcttaaaacaagatacatgTAGTTGAGAAAGAAATTGTCATTATATATGAAACATATTTTTAGAGATGATGtcggtaacacttcagtattgGGAACAAGTATTCaatattaactacaacttttgcctcaattaactcctaatttactgcttattaatagttagtaaggtagatTTTGTAgtgtttaagtttaggtattgggtaggattaagggttgtagaataaggtcatgcagaatacgGTATTAATATGCGCTTTATAAGTGCTAATAAACAACTTATATACTAGTAATATgaaagctaataagcaactagttaaaagtgagaactgaaccctaaaataaagtgttacccaaatgtttaataaaatttaatgagatttatgcttaaattagaaaaaaaaaaaaaaaaaaaaaaaaaaaaaacaatggggtaagaaatataaatttaaagtgaaaacaaatgtatttttcctATCCCAAttgtaaattgtttaattttttttttacgcaaAAACCTCACaaaattttgatcaatttctttaaatcttttattatttcgtaaaatatctttaaaaataattttaaagtgttaaaagTTTTAAggattgtatatatatatatatacgtgtgtgtgtgtcttatatgtatttttgtcttattttccaatatatatatatataagtattatAAGTATTAGTGAGAACATTTGTCTTGAAGTGTAACAGTGAAGAGCAATGAAAGCACCAACCTGAGCTTCCAGCTGCTGCTCCGTCAGTGACATCATCTCATCATATGTCATGGTGGAGAAGAGCCCAGCGTACTTATGGAGACGTAAACTCTTCAGCCATGCCGGCACATCTGAGGGTGACATcacattatttcaaataaaaagcaATGCAAGATAAGATTTGTAGAGAGTGACCTAACTTTTAAAGCTCTGGGCTCATTTTTATGACTCATTAGACCAATTATTTATTTCCAAGTTCCCTGGAAATAGACACATCCCTGCTTTAgtcaaaagcttttttttttcaaatgcacatgaACACATTTGTGGCTCACCCCTCATTCCGCTGCCTTCCTCATGGAATGTACTTCGGACCGCAGCGTGTTCCTCCAGGTGCTCGCTGCCTCCGCTGCCCGAGGACGCCACACTGCTCTGAGGAGAGATGGGGGCGTGGTCGGGGGCTGGCCCGCGGGGACGCAGGTCCTCCTGGGAGAGCCATCCGTGCCCCAGAGGCTGGTTAGATCCGCCGCTCATCGGAGGGGTCAGAGACACAGAACGCCTCAGAGGACTGTGCTGCCCACCCGACAGGACTGAGAGAAAACAGACATGCGCCGTGAGATCGGGCCATGGGGATCAACACAAATAAGTCAGGACTGTTATATTTCCGGAAACTTCTATCAAAAGCTTCAAATTTACAAGCTACGTTTAGTAGCACTGTTGTTACCAAGCAGACATAAGGGCGAAAGGGGTCAAATAGTACAGGGGCTTTAAGTATGCACAATTATTTTGGACTGCAATGAATATGAGCAACAAGATATAATTTCATACTCCAGGGCTATTTTGattgattaataaataataatgaattcaaaatgtaacaatataCCATCTACTTCAAATTCCTGTGACACCACAAACCATGAAGCTCTTATTTtaaactgaaacttttttttgatgTGACCAAACCaccaaaataattttcttagatgtttaaatattaaatgaattacAATACATTAGAATTGTATTGTAAATTGTACCGTgccatacatttatatatatatatatatatacacacacacacacacacacatctatctatctatctatctatctatataatatatatatatatatatatatatatatatatatatattccagcTTTATTGACTTACACAAACACTGACTTACACAAACTTTTCAATTACTTTTcataatgttttttgagatgCATAAAACTACATAATAAATCACAATACTAAGCACAAAAATTGctcatttgttttattcagtttttttttttttataacttacTACTGACAAACATCATAATGTGTAACTTTAATTGCATGTTGTCAAATACACATGAAGTAACTACACTGATTTAAATCTCAGAACATACGATTTATAAGCTGTATGTTTTTTGATTCACCGAAAAGAACCAACTGATAAGAGTCATTCATTTGGGAATCAGATTACACTGAGCtgttttgattcattaaaaagaacttgTTCATAAGAATCCTTCGTTCAGGAATCGGACTACATTGTTCAAGCTGtatgttttgattcactaaaaagaaccaactCATAAGAGTCTGAAAGATTTAGAACCCATTCTAAATTAAAAAGTTTCCCATCTCTAATGACAGGAAATTTTTATATTATCAAAAACAGGTAATCTACTCAAATTACAGTAGGTACACATGAACTGTACCCCATGTTTAAGCAGACTTGTGCGTGGTTTCTTGGTGCGAACTCACTCCAACCAAACAAACCTAACTCTGACGTCAAACAGATTCAGATTTACAGCACAGATCTGAGACTAGTCTGACTAACCGCTTCTGTAGCACTAAATTGCTTTAGCCAGCACAACCAACACAAGTTTACTTGTTTCCTCTGAGGGGGGAAAACCTGGCAAACCAAACAAGCTGTGAGTCTTTTCCATTGCACCTACTAAACAGGTGAGCCTGTCTTCTTCTTCTGGAACATTCAACCCCGTCACGGGTGAGGGGCAAGAGGAAACAAACAGAGAATGAGATGGAGAAGATAAGCTATAGGCAGTGTGGAGTCCGTCCTCTCCTCCTATATGCGGCTGTAAATGTTTGGACTATGTATAGGTCTTCGCGGGCTAGTTTAAAATAGGTGCCCAGCTAACATTACAAGTTCCAGTCCCTAAATATTAGCCATTTTCCCTAAATACAAACCTCCACAAAGGATACCTTACAAGGGAAGAGCTGGGATGGTATGTGGTGCTTAGTTGGGGAGGTGAGAGggtgttttgtttgtgtaaaGGAGGACACAGGATGCTGTTTTAACTCAATTTACAAATGTTCAAAGGTGATTATGAGGAGAAAATTGCCAATGATCAAAGAGCGTCTtatatattgttacattttattctTTGTCAGGGAGACAGATGTTTATTACTCTTACTTCACAATCATAATTAAGGGTTTGTTGTAAAGAAGTAAATTTGCACTTTGTTGACCTGATACCCTACATGACTAAAgctgtcattattattatattttatgatatttactttaaataaatacattaattaattaatttgaaaaagTATATAGATAAAGCATTAATTTTGtgcctgtcacacacacacacacacacacacacacacacatacataaacatatatatatatatatatatatatatatacacatacatacatacatacatatacatatacatatatatatatatacatacatacatacatacacacacacacacacaaacacatatacatacatacatattatatatatatataagaattgATGCTGTTTTAAGAGCCTACATCCTGAGGTTGCTGGAGGAGAGTTGTGAAACCATTCCTTTGTGATGTTGAAACTCTAAGTAGTCAAAAATAAAGAGGATCTGGTAGAGAGCAGAGCTTTAAATGTGACCTTATTTATATCCTCAGCTGTCTCCttcatcagaaaaaaagacCCTTGCATTCTTAGCTGGAAATATCATGCTCTGACCACAGATATGTTCAATCTGAATATCTTTGTTACGCCCACAGCACGGCAATGCCGCATGTACACATTTTTCCTCTTGTTTTGTGGGCCGAAAGGCCTCTGACGTTGCTGGGCTATCGTAGTTCTGAATGCTCCTACATGCGAGAGATAAAACTGAAGTCTTAAGTACAGCATCTGAATTGTCCAAGAGGAAATGGGTAGGGATTTGAGAGGGTCACAATAATGTCAATTTTGAAAGAGTTGGTGGTCTGAATCTGCAGCTGTTTTAATCTCACTAGCCAAAGACAAAATAGACAAAATAGCAGATAGCTTATATGAAACATCTGTGGTTATAGACAGACTAAGCAACAGGAGACAGACAGCGTCCTGTGTTAAGTCGAAAGTGAAGAATAGCCTACTCACTTGTGTTGGTCCCACTGCCTGTACCTACAGCGTTGATAGTGGAGGGCACAGAGGATGATGGGTACAGTGAGAGATGGCCGTTTTCACAGccctgttgctgctgctgccaaCTTCCGAGCCCAGAGTCTCTCGAGCTCTGCCAGCCATTGAGACGGTCATCTGACCCGTAGCGCTGGTGGTGGGGGTAGAGGTGCGGAGGCTGCCCGTGGTGAGATGAAGGTACACGCTCAAGGGAGTCTCCTGCTCCTCGGGCAGCCGCCCGCTCCTCCAGGTGGTTGAGCCAGAGGGCGAGGTTCGCCCGGTCCTCGAGGGAGGTTGCAGGGTGAATGAGAGCGTAGGACAGAAGCTGCCTGCTTTCCTCCAAGTGCCGGCCATGTTCGATAGTGTGGCTCAAGATCTTCGGCAGGAGACTCATGTACTCCACCTTGGCCTCGACGTTGCCTGGTTTTAGGAGAGGCAGGTGGGTCAGAACCAGAGAGATGACTCGTTCCTTCGGCTCACTCTGCCACTGACTGATCACCACtgcaaaaagagaaaaaaccTAAGTTAAGAAAAGACagctttgaaataaaataacaaaataaatgttagcATTAGTTTACAGAAAATGGCagcttaaaattaaaaataaaaggaattcAAAGGTTAGCATAAGTTTACccttaaaattaaactaaactaaactaaaatagtttacaaaaaataaaataaaaggaattaaaggtaaataaaataacattaaaataaaatagtttacaGAAAAGggcaccttaaaataaaataaaaaaataaaaaaataaaagaaatttgcATAAGGAGTTTAGCACAAGTTCACAAAAAAgggcactttaaaaataaaaaataaaataaaaaaataaaattcaattcaataaaATAAGAGATTAATATGAGCAAAGTCATCCCTGTTTCTACTCTTCCTTTAAAATAGCTgccatattttaaatatttgttgagGACACTACTCATAACCAACCTATTTTAACATGCCTCAGAAATGAACTAGGAACTATAGATAATTTGAGGTCATGACAGAGGCTTTGTCCACCACCACTAATAGAGAACGTGGGCCACAGAGTGAACTTCTGACCACCTCCAGATCAGGTCTATGACTCATTTATTCTCTTGGTCTGCCTTTATTTTGGACATGTATAGCCACAAATGGGACCCAGGAATGTCTTGTATGATCACAATCTCATGAAAGCTGTCAAAAACATGTCTAGCTCACATTTTTAGGACCACTAGGATTTTTTTCATAACCATATTATGTAAAAGTAAttcttattaaaataatctgTGAAAATAAtgatatgtattatttaaattataaaataattaaacatcatAGTATGTGCTGTCCTGCCTTTAATGCGGACTTAAAGAAAtcactattttaaattgtgaatcACAACTGAAGAATATAGCTGCAAGTAGCGATGATGGGCCCAAGCCCTGGTGCCACCAACACCACGGTGGCTTTAGTGCAACTGCGCATGGTGGGCAGTATGAATTTAAACCtggtaaatgttaaaatacgcCTCATTTACTACAGCCAGGTGGTGCCAATGTGACCATGAACCACCACAGCCACATCTAAGAgataatttaaatttagatgTATTTCATGTTATAGGATGTCATatgtcaatttcaaatgagcGCAAAGTTATCATTTGCATTTCCATAGTATGTGCTGTACTGTCTTAAACCCTTTCAcacgtaagtttaaaatattctagcgGAGTCTCCAGTGTGAGTTCTTTTAAGGcgactgttattttaaaatgtttccccttattgtttccatggcgatGTGTCATGCTTGTCACGTGAAATAATGGAGAAAGATATACGGCTTCTAtttagtttttccttttttattcaaaatattcagacaCTTGTTGGCTATATCATCAACTACCTGATATtctgattctcaaatatgtgtaagtggatgtgttttgtcatttataaaCCTTTATAATGATCATGTTGGCTGATCTATAATGCATGATGGGCGCCACCATGTTAGTTTGCGCAGCAGTTCAGAGAATCAGATTGGATTTACAACACgtaaattcatccacttctctcgaaatacatgaaagtaagttgCTGGTGCAGCGGGACAAGAATAGAGGAAACGTTATAGTAACCTatacaatgtgtatctgatatgaataaaacacctCGTCAATTTATAATTGaaaggattgttattgctgcttccatagacataagTGTGTATTCaacaaactataaatgtattgttttgctaGTACGTATGTGCATTTAAaagtctgaaacctaaaataaaccttatgtggttgaaaacattgaatagttgtgatatatgacaaaCGCTTAGCACGTCCATCTCTGGCTCTGCGccagccaaagcgcgaaagcaGTTTGAATTTAGCAGTTGATCACGCTCCAGGAACCACGCCGATGAAAAAtcactattttaaattgtgaatcACAACTGAAAATAATGGGAATtacaaaaagtaattttataAGATGATGATTACATTCAAACACTATTACTTGcctttattatataatttcagagggatataaaaaaaaaagatattttggcACTCCGGCCTTTCTCAATGtacaaacaattacaaaaatgAACACATCCGGATGCATTATGGTAATGAGAATTTGcgcacattcacaaaaaaattctaaaagtaAGTGTCATTCGTTATGCAAAACTTTCCCCGTTTGATTTTGGGACAAAATGAGACCCTGACATGTTTTGACCAGTatgaaaatgtagaaaataatcATTACCAGAAGATCAAGAGACAtgctttgcactttaaaaagacAAGCATGACTGTAGCGTTAATGAAACAGGATCATAAATGAATTTCATCAGTGTGTGCATGAGTAGAGATGTTTCGGAGGTCTTCTGTCATGTTTAGCAGGGAGCTATGCTTGTTTAGACCTCTTCATACCAATGTCACGCTAAAGAGAGACACGCAGACTTGAGGACAACTGGGGAACGATGATTAAGTGTCTCTCTGGGAGTCTTTTTCAGGCACTTCCATTTTTACTGATGGGCCTACGGGATTCTAGAGGGCAAGTAGACACCTCCTGGTGGTCCTTTATTTATGAGACTTTGGTACATTTAAGCAATTCCAACCCGCAACTTTTCAGTTACTGAGCCAGACTTTAAAGCAACATACATTTgctataaaacacaaaacaaaaagtgttttatggaAACATTCGATCAAGCTTGTGTCTTCAGTACTAAATAAGACCATGTGTGTGCAACCGCAATCACAAACCACTAAAAATATGTCATGTTAAGGGGTGACTTTCGCAAGATGTgacaaactatttaaaaaagaatgtttctgcaatcaacaacaaacaaaagcgCTTAGTCAGAAACACAGGAAAATCCAATGAGTGATGAGAGAAGGTTATTCGTCCACCACAATGTGTCACCACTCAGCTCGGTTCAGTTTGTGCCTTGCCAAGGGTTGTGATGAGTTTATCTGGTAATAAAGTCCTCATGACCCTCAGTAACACTCCTCTACTAAAATTAGAGCCCAGCATTCAACTTGGCCAGCGTCCTGCTCTACCTCAGCGGTTGCCAGCTCCTCTGTGGCTCCCACACTCCTCCATCATTACACAGTTCTTCTTCCTTCGCTCCACCCATCCAGCTGGATATAGAGGGAGTGCTGCTGCTAAAACAATGCAGCCTACTCATCTCAAGGATTCTGACTTCCTCTGCCACCATCCCCCCCGTTCACTTCCTTCAGGATCCGATCACAGAGCTTCCAGAGAGACGTCGGCCCTCTTTCTCACACTCTCCCTTTTCTATGCGTCTCACTGCTGAATCCTACATTGGATTCTACATTGCAAGAACAGACTCTCCAGATATTGCAAAACCATCTCATGTGTCAGCTATGCATGTAAATTCAGTCAGTTTTTAGCATACTTGCATTATGTTTTGACATATTTCAGAACACCACACATACCGACAGGCCTTTAATAACCAATAAATGGCTGATTTTAAAATTCTATATTACTAAGTATAACCAGTGTTCTTTtagtaatttataataataaatttataataatttatatattgttatagtatttataaatatttttaattagcctttgtttttgaatt
This window of the Ctenopharyngodon idella isolate HZGC_01 chromosome 17, HZGC01, whole genome shotgun sequence genome carries:
- the samd4a gene encoding LOW QUALITY PROTEIN: protein Smaug homolog 1 (The sequence of the model RefSeq protein was modified relative to this genomic sequence to represent the inferred CDS: inserted 1 base in 1 codon); this encodes MMFRDQVGVLAGWFKGWNECEQTVALLSLLKRVSRTQARFLQLCLEHSLADCTELHVLEREANNPVVISQWQSEPKERVISLVLTHLPLLKPGNVEAKVEYMSLLPKILSHTIEHGRHLEESRQLLSYALIHPATSLEDRANLALWLNHLEERAAARGAGDSLERVPSSHHGQPPHLYPHHQRYGSDDRLNGWQSSRDSGLGSWQQQQQGCENGHLSLYPSSSVPSTINAVGTGSGTNTILSGGQHSPLRRSVSLTPPMSGGSNQPLGHGWLSQEDLRPRGPAPDHAPISPQSSVASSGSGGSEHLEEHAAVRSTFHEEGSGMRDVPAWLKSLRLHKYAGLFSTMTYDEMMSLTEQQLEAQQVTKGARHKIIISIQKLKDRQNMLRCLEKDILEGGNLRAPLQELHQIIQTPIKTCSTEDSSQRHLLSAEGKSSIASSHLGGGETEGSSTVIAEGDIPAQFTRVMGKVCTQLLVXRVDEENISSYLQLIDKCLIHEAFTETQKKRLLSWKQQVQVQFRSISRKTLLDLTGQRRSSRYGQSNSLPTTGCVGSGVPTRRNLRQYQMRSLPGVRPGILGTTGLFGPTPRSGSSTPTGLKQGRQGLWFANPGGSNSMPSRTHSSVQRTRSLPVHTNPHTMAMFQQTDLQLPVTEPDINNRLESLCLSMTEHALGDGVDRTSTI